The window CCTTCGGGCTCTTCCTCGAAGCTGGGCTCGGGCGCCTGCGCCGCTTCGTCGCTCATGGCCGAGTCCTGCTCGGTCTTTTCCACTGGGGCATCTTGCTCCTCGCTGTGGAGGCTCTTGTTGAGAGCCGAGAAGCTGAGCACCCGCTCCGGAAGCGGAAGTCGTCTTCGTTTCTGTAGTGGACGGGCTGATACTTTTTCGATTGATGCGCTGCTGAGCGACCGCTGCAGGGGGACGAACTCGCCAGTGTCGAGCGGCGCTGTTTGAAACGAGATGGCGCCATCGGAAGCTGAGGCGATCTGAGTGAGCTTCTCCCCGACCTCACTGCTTGAGGCCTTTAGCCCTTCATCCAAGAGGAACTGTGCAAAGCTAGAGCAGGCGGAGGACTTCACCATTTCTTCGGGGCAAAGGTACACGATGTTTTCCCGCTCGGCGCGGGTCAGGGCTACGTAGAGCAAACGGACGTCTTCCGCGAGGGCTTCGCGCTGGGCGTGGGTCGATGAGACGGATCCTGCTTCCGGAGCGTAGTCGATGATCATCTCGTTCTCAGGTCCGTGGTAGCTTGCCGATAACTCGTCGGTCTTGACCCGCCGTAATCCGAGGAAAGGCAGGTAAACGACAGGAAACTGCAGCCCCTTGCTCTTGTGTACCGTGATGATTTGCGGCTTGCCTTCGTCGCTGCTGATGCGGGTTTGCCAGTCTTCGTTTTGGGACACGTTTGCGTCCGCCTTGCGCAGCAACCAATTGAGGAGCCCGCGTGGACTCAGGGCATCCGTGTCGCGGGCGTGCGACAAGAGCTCCGCGAGTTGGCTTAGGTTCGCGTATCGACGCTCCGAATCTAGGCCGCTGGCGGCATCCCCCTCGATCAAGCGCAGGAGCCCCATGAGGGCCACGTCGAAGTTTCGTGAGAACCACTCCTTGGACCATTCGGTTATGTATTCAAAAATTGGAGTCGATAAATCCTCGTAAGCAGCCTGTGCCATATCCCTTGCTGATAGGGAATGATCAAGTGCCGCATGAGCACCCCGTTTCAAGCTGGAGCGGGTGGGCGAGGCGAGCGCAGCGAGAACTTTGGCAAGGTCCGAAGCCTCCTGAGTCTTGAAAACGCTGCGGTCCGCCCTGAGGGCGGAGGACAGTCCTCGCTTTGCGAGGGCTTGGCTAATCGTATCCGCTTCGTGCTTACTGTTAACCAAAAAGGCGGCGTCCGCGGGATCGAAGGCAGGATCGGCATTGATGCGAGCGACCAAATCGTTGGCCGCCCTCTCCGCAAGCACGTCGCGATACCAACCGCTACCGGATGGCTTCTCCATTTCGGAGAGCGCTAGCTGATGGATTTGAAATGGGCTCTGGCAAGTGGGGAAGCTGTTCGGGTCGACCCCTGAGCCGACCGCTTCGAAAGCGATGCGCTCATCCACAAAACCTGCCTGGGCGTGCTGGAAGAGCGTATTTACGGCGTGTACGAGGCGTGGCGCTGAACGAAAGTTCTTGGCAAGCGCTTGCTTGCGAATGCCTCCAGCTTCCGTGGCTTGGAAATAAGCGAATATGTCGGCTCCGCGAAAGCGGTAGATCGCTTGCTTGGGATCTCCGATGTAGAAAAGGTAATGCTCGCCTTGGCCGAAGAGGGTTTTGGCGATCTCCAGCTGCACGCGATCCGTATCTTGAAACTCGTCGATCAGGGCGGCGTCGTATTTGCCTGCGAGAAACGAGGTCACACGCTCGCCTGCTTCGCTTTTCAACGCTCGGTTCAGGTGGTGTAGCAGATCGTTGAAGCTGATAACGTTGGCTTGTAGCTTGGCTTTTTCCAATCGCTCGGAGAGCCAGGGTTTGTAGTGGTAGATCAATGACGAAAAGGCAGCGTCAATTTGTTCGAGAACGCCATCGAGCAAACTGAC of the Pelagicoccus enzymogenes genome contains:
- a CDS encoding UvrD-helicase domain-containing protein, with translation MIDLLKGTTLIEASAGTGKTYTLCRIALQLTLQQGITLDRILAVTFTEAATEELAARIQKLYQSTLRELELGEPKEQLLIDCMALDGFDPELAKNALRYSLEVFDEAPISTIHSFCKRSLDLVALETKTPFDAELSQIEEQLIEQLQSEYIRQNVLEASIALSLALSSQKSFESRLQDIGRQSATHPEAQLRPTPKPVDLAALERRFEEIPQAVQSLLERKADYLPHLRKNGKIAKHLSGDSVDWLACAQRGSLLPQDLAWLEDFTSEAWGKGLNKSGKDLPIPPLVSLLDGVLEQIDAAFSSLIYHYKPWLSERLEKAKLQANVISFNDLLHHLNRALKSEAGERVTSFLAGKYDAALIDEFQDTDRVQLEIAKTLFGQGEHYLFYIGDPKQAIYRFRGADIFAYFQATEAGGIRKQALAKNFRSAPRLVHAVNTLFQHAQAGFVDERIAFEAVGSGVDPNSFPTCQSPFQIHQLALSEMEKPSGSGWYRDVLAERAANDLVARINADPAFDPADAAFLVNSKHEADTISQALAKRGLSSALRADRSVFKTQEASDLAKVLAALASPTRSSLKRGAHAALDHSLSARDMAQAAYEDLSTPIFEYITEWSKEWFSRNFDVALMGLLRLIEGDAASGLDSERRYANLSQLAELLSHARDTDALSPRGLLNWLLRKADANVSQNEDWQTRISSDEGKPQIITVHKSKGLQFPVVYLPFLGLRRVKTDELSASYHGPENEMIIDYAPEAGSVSSTHAQREALAEDVRLLYVALTRAERENIVYLCPEEMVKSSACSSFAQFLLDEGLKASSSEVGEKLTQIASASDGAISFQTAPLDTGEFVPLQRSLSSASIEKVSARPLQKRRRLPLPERVLSFSALNKSLHSEEQDAPVEKTEQDSAMSDEAAQAPEPSFEEEPEGISIFTLPKGTHAGDLLHLILERFDFSRPETLAATTQQAFDALQFEPRDFEPIVAGQIAAIAKAKLTSDFGAFSLEGIPAHKRVPELEFAYPVSGDVKQGILDALSANDLGAIPETWLQGIGRTDASLPASMLRGFIDLVLEHEGRLYVFDWKSNYLGPTPADYDVRAIQGSMAEHNYYLQYLLYCVAVKRFAAWRYPGQPFEDLFGGVFYIYARGISPGRETGIFYDCPSAALLDSLDRALANEGSFV